One Setaria viridis chromosome 3, Setaria_viridis_v4.0, whole genome shotgun sequence DNA window includes the following coding sequences:
- the LOC117849293 gene encoding probable ubiquitin-conjugating enzyme E2 23: MQDETGQFIYRRDFVRLNSPAAGSNRDRGLAVKGMPGPKVVVQCLDGTEVTVNARDVLVADRSCFCPGMVVASASDRGGQLGVVTGAAVELDLVRLDGEDAAAALVARGVSSAELRRVSEFCLGDYVVSGPWLGRVFEVSLDVDVLFDDGAVCRVTTPDGKLWPVGVGSSKRYTNNVFYPGQRVGGRSSVFKAARWLKGYWKPSDGEGTVSKVETAGVLVYWVASSQLGAERSVVQASSAPAHQQSPRDLTFFRAGTDLAGFWVVGDRCFFRAPCRRRVLPAGDVGANPNQLRRLGAKRTRRQESRSRAGFELPLSVASTRTTVDVLWQDGTRQCQAPSVSLVPTKPQKSHEFFPGQRVVSRTSSHGDGDVARSGVVRSLNYTDQTVRMLWQKATAEHADDETLSSTYDLGRDFDSNVFYGDVVVRRRPTDSSIGVAGDICGSTEEPVLTRCRKEEPTRAHDLSWVGHIVDFCDAHHVQVKWGDGNTSKVSFHEITVVKEQSFSEFLQEIGDNNFVDFNFQDNNNDGEGDDDSDSDDGHATMRMMDQVGLVVQAVIRLAGEVLAQGRRYLVNGWTVTGASTSELTARGNNNVSAPVSGGDGDAKETSIAVAGINGGGGGEGKEAEADATGDDKPFSFPQFEIVQSPSDHHYLGNMEQGTGGGRKWTKRVQKEWNILENNLPDTIFMRAYEDRMDLLRAVMVGASGTPYHDGLFFFDLQLPPSYPAAPPLVYYRSFGLHVNPNLDPSGTVCLSLLNTFGGHGAELWSPEASTVLQVVVSIQGLVLNAQPYYNEAGYAVQVGTPQGRRNELPYNENTYLRTLQTMLHLLRRPPAGFEEFVRDHFHRRGQHVLRACEAYLDGCLVGTLDGEGSGARRPCSAGFRLALAKVVPRLVEAFTAIDADGCKEFDRLRVRTLCT; the protein is encoded by the exons ATGCAGGACGAGACTGGGCAGTTCATCTACCGGCGAGACTTCGTCAGGCTCAACTCGCCGGCGgcaggctccaaccgggaccgCGGGCTGGCTGTCAAGGGCATGCCCGGGCCGAAGGTCGTCGTGCAGTGCCTCGACGGCACCGAGGTGACCGTGAATGCTCGCGACGTCCTTGTCGCGGACCGGAGCTGCTTCTGCCCGGGCATGGTCGTCGCGTCGGCGTCAGACCGTGGCGGCCAGCTCGGGGTCGTCACGGGCGCCGCTGTGGAACTGGATCTGGTCCGGCTAGACGgtgaggacgcggcggcggcgttggtcGCGAGGGGCGTATCCTCAGCGGAGCTGCGCCGCGTCAGTGAGTTCTGCCTAGGCGACTACGTCGTGTCAGGGCCCTGGCTGGGCCGGGTCTTCGAGGTGtccctcgacgtcgacgtgctcTTCGACGACGGCGCCGTCTGTAGGGTCACAACACCGGACGGCAAGCTGTGGCCCGTTGGCGTGGGCTCTTCAAAACGCTACACCAACAACGTCTTCTATCCGGGGCAGCGCGTCGGCGGCCGCTCGTCCGTCTTCAAGGCCGCCCGGTGGCTCAAGGGCTACTGGAAGCCCAGCGATGGCGAGGGCACCGTGTCCAAGGTGGAAACCGCCGGCGTGCTCGTCTACTGGGTCGCGTCGTCGCAGCTGGGTGCCGAGAGGTCCGTCGTCCAGGCGTCGTCCGCTCCGGCGCACCAGCAGAGCCCTCGCGACCTGACATTCTTCCGCGCTGGCACCGACTTGGCAGGCTTCTGGGTCGTGGGCGACCGCTGCTTCTTCCGCgctccttgccgccgccgcgtacTCCCTGCCGGCGATGTCGGTGCCAACCCGAATCAGCTGCGGCGGCTGGGGGCCAAGCGGACGCGGCGACAAGAAAGCCGGAGCCGCGCAGGGTTCGAGCTGCCGTTGTCCGTCGCCAGCACGCGCACGACGGTCGACGTGCTGTGGCAGGACGGGACGCGGCAGTGCCAGGCGCCGTCGGTGTCGCTCGTTCCCACCAAGCCACAGAAGAGCCACGAGTTCTTCCCGGGCCAGCGCGTCGTCAGCAGGACGTCGtcgcacggcgacggcgacgtcgcgCGTTCTGGTGTCGTCAGAAGCCTCAACTACACGGACCAGACCGTGCGCATGTTGTGGCAAAAGGCGACGGCTGAACACGCCGATGACGAGACACTGAGCAGCACGTACGATCTTGGCAGGGATTTCGACAGCAATGTCTTCTATGGAGATGTTGTCGTCCGCCGGCGTCCAACAGACTCCTCAATTGGGGTCGCTGGCGACATTTGTGGAAGCACGGAAGAGCCAGTGCTGACACGGTGCCGAAAGGAGGAACCCACTAGAGCTCATGATCTTTCATGGGTCGGACACATTGTTGATTTTTGTGATGCACACCATGTCCAAGTCAAGTGGGGTGACGGCAACACGTCCAAG GTGTCTTTTCATGAGATAACTGTCGTCAAAGAGCAAAGTTTTAGTGAGTTCCTTCAGGAAATAGGCGA TAACAATTTTGTTGATTTCAATTTTCAGGACAACAACAACGATGGCGAAGGCGATGATGACTCGGATAGCGATGATGGACATGCAACGATGAGGATGATGGACCAGGTGGGACTTGTCGTCCAGGCAGTGATCCGACTAGCTGGTGAAGTGCTTGCACAAGGTAGGAGGTATCTGGTAAATGGTTGGACGGTGACGGGAGCGTCAACCTCGGAGCTTACGGCCAGAGGGAACAACAATGTATCCGCACCCGTGTCCGGTGGTGATGGTGATGCCAAGGAGACCTCCATTGCTGTGGCAGGCATcaatggaggaggtggtggtgagggGAAGGAGGCAGAGGCAGATGCCACCGGCGATGACAAGCCATTTAGCTTCCCACAATTTGAGATCGTGCAGAGCCCTTCAGATCACCATTACCTTGGTAACATGGAGCAG GGCACTGGTGGGGGGAGGAAGTGGACGAAGAGGGTGCAAAAGGAATGGAATATTCTTGAGAATAACTTGCCAG ACACCATCTTCATGCGGGCGTACGAGGACCGCATGGACCTGCTGCGAGCGGTGATGGTGGGAGCTAGCGGGACGCCGTACCATGACGGCCTCTTCTTTTTCGATCTGCAGCTACCGCCGTCGTACCCTGCCGCGCCACCGCTGGTGTACTACCGATCGTTCGGCCTACATGTGAACCCCAACCTCGACCCCTCCGGCACGGTGTGCCTGAGCCTGCTCAACACCTTCGGTGGCCACGGAGCCGAGCTGTGGTCCCCGGAGGCTTCGACCGTCCTCCAGGTCGTCGTCTCTATCCAGGGCCTCGTGCTCAACGCCCAACCATACTACAACGAGGCGGGCTACGCCGTCCAGGTAGGAACGCCGCAGGGTCGCCGGAACGAGCTCCCGTACAACGAGAACACCTACCTGCGCACCCTGCAGACCATGCTCCAcctcctgcgccggccgccggcgggcttCGAGGAGTTCGTCAGGGACCACTTCCACCGGCGAGGGCAGCACGTGCTCCGAGCGTGCGAGGCATACCTAGATGGCTGCCTCGTGGGCACGCTCGATGGCGAGGGGAGCGGGGCGCGGCGCCCGTGCTCGGCGGGGTTCAGGCTCGCCCTCGCCAAAGTGGTGCCCCGGCTTGTTGAGGCGTTCACCGCGATCGACGCTGATGGATGCAAGGAGTTCGATCGGCTACGGGTGCGAACATTATGCACTTAA
- the LOC117847988 gene encoding CASP-like protein 4C1 — protein MPLQNGARAAAEAQWQHGKPAAPPRRRAGAAVALLLLRVAALCTSAAAAALAATHGAALRRAPFRFLLAADAIVAVYSAFEAAAAAWEAATGATLLPEAMQLWFDFGHDQGFGYMALAAAAVAARDAASCGGGGGGREWRSAAGGAAACARADAAVALGFAGFAFLALAALVTGFRVARFLATGSRSAPPSTSDY, from the exons ATGCCGCTGCAGAACGGCGcgcgggccgcggcggaggcgcagTGGCAGCACGGgaagccggcggcgccgccgaggcggcgcgccggcgcggcggtggcgctgctgctgctccgcgTGGCGGCGCTGTGcacctccgcggccgcggcagcgcTCGCGGCCACCCACGGCGCCGcgctccgccgcgcgccgtTCCGGTTCCTGCTGGCGGCCGACGCCATCGTGGCCGTCTACTCGGCGTtcgaggcggccgccgcggcgtgggAGGCGGCCACGGGCGCCACGCTGCTGCCGGAGGCCATGCAGCTCTGGTTCGACTTCGGACACGACCAG ggCTTCGGGTAcatggcgctggcggcggcggccgtcgcggcGCGGGACGCGGcgtcgtgcggcggcggcggaggagggcgggagtggaggagcgccgccggaggcgcggcggcgtgcgcgcggGCCGACGCCGCGGTGGCGCTCGGGTTCGCGGGGTTCGCGTTCCTGGCGCTGGCCGCGCTCGTCACCGGCTTCCGGGTCGCCCgcttcctcgccaccggctcACGGTCCGCGCCGCCATCGACCTCCGACTACTGA